A portion of the Granulosicoccus antarcticus IMCC3135 genome contains these proteins:
- a CDS encoding AMP-binding protein — MYYSLCSQPWLMPDDASWHWQESLSEHWVTPARLSALLPDARDWLSRHPGQRYLLHSDSALHFSAALLACWEQGKIVVLSPDEHPATLAALQSSTDQTIPTRLPARESHESALVSQPQARTMDASAIAVELHTSGTSGQPLKVVKHFSQLDNELGVHAALWPLTNACVISQVSHLHIYGLLTAILRPICEKVPFSNSQTRFPEVLLQHLIEVQQHAMPATIISSPAQLSRMPDEVLGTDVPPVTSPQRLFSSGAPLSQQDAIRSESLFGCEVIEIYGSTETGGIATRRQSQAAAWDPLPGVTISNVDDCLCVHSQFLENPSQPWMQADRIQLQGQTFTLLGRQDRIAKIAGKRVSLGRVERLLEDFDKVTQLRCIDLNPQHDRLGMVVAMSPDALPQTHAERQALQQQMQAHLARELDPISIPRYWRLVDSIPLNSQGKPDRIAISRLFADLYDRSLPRWLGQSRPDANTAICQLEVPFRLASLEGHFEGLPLVPGMVMVQWGCDLAAEAFAPLGDFRGLSRLKFQQILQPGQRLTLRVERKPHCIAFSVTSALGRHCMGQLDFSGLAEKTIP; from the coding sequence ATGTACTACTCACTGTGTTCACAACCCTGGCTGATGCCCGATGATGCCAGCTGGCATTGGCAGGAATCATTGTCTGAGCATTGGGTCACACCAGCGCGCCTGTCAGCCTTGCTGCCAGATGCTCGCGACTGGTTGTCCAGGCATCCCGGTCAACGCTACCTGCTTCACAGCGACAGTGCCCTGCATTTCAGTGCAGCATTGCTGGCTTGCTGGGAACAGGGAAAAATCGTGGTCTTGTCACCGGATGAGCACCCCGCCACCTTGGCAGCACTTCAATCCAGCACCGATCAGACAATACCGACCCGCCTACCGGCACGCGAGTCCCACGAAAGTGCATTGGTCAGCCAACCTCAGGCTCGTACCATGGATGCATCTGCCATTGCCGTGGAACTGCACACCTCGGGCACCAGCGGGCAACCCCTGAAGGTCGTAAAGCACTTCTCGCAGCTGGACAACGAGCTGGGCGTGCACGCCGCCCTGTGGCCGCTGACGAACGCCTGTGTGATCTCTCAGGTCAGCCATCTGCATATCTACGGGCTGCTGACAGCCATTCTGCGTCCAATATGCGAAAAAGTACCGTTCAGCAACTCCCAGACTCGATTTCCGGAGGTGTTGCTTCAGCACCTGATCGAGGTTCAGCAGCATGCCATGCCGGCCACCATCATCAGTTCGCCAGCACAGCTGTCTCGCATGCCCGATGAGGTGCTGGGCACGGATGTACCGCCCGTCACCAGTCCGCAACGCCTGTTTTCCTCGGGTGCCCCCTTGTCCCAGCAGGATGCAATCCGCAGCGAGTCCTTATTTGGCTGTGAAGTGATCGAAATCTATGGCAGTACAGAAACAGGCGGTATTGCCACACGCCGACAATCGCAAGCAGCAGCATGGGACCCCTTGCCGGGTGTCACCATCAGCAATGTCGATGACTGCCTGTGTGTACATTCCCAATTTCTCGAAAATCCGTCTCAGCCCTGGATGCAGGCGGACAGAATTCAGTTGCAGGGGCAAACGTTTACCTTGTTGGGGCGTCAGGACAGAATCGCCAAGATTGCTGGCAAGCGTGTGTCACTGGGTCGTGTCGAACGCCTGCTCGAAGACTTTGACAAGGTGACTCAGTTACGCTGTATTGATCTGAACCCTCAACATGATCGACTCGGCATGGTGGTCGCCATGTCGCCAGATGCCCTGCCACAGACACACGCTGAACGACAGGCATTGCAACAGCAAATGCAAGCTCACCTGGCCCGCGAACTTGATCCGATCTCCATTCCACGCTATTGGCGTCTGGTTGACAGCATTCCTCTCAATTCGCAGGGCAAGCCTGATCGAATAGCCATTTCGCGCCTGTTCGCCGACTTGTACGACCGGAGTCTGCCACGCTGGCTGGGCCAGAGTCGGCCCGATGCAAACACCGCAATCTGCCAGCTTGAAGTGCCCTTCAGGCTAGCCAGTCTTGAGGGTCATTTTGAAGGCTTGCCGCTTGTCCCTGGCATGGTCATGGTCCAGTGGGGCTGTGATCTGGCCGCAGAAGCATTCGCCCCTCTGGGAGACTTTCGCGGTCTGAGCAGGCTCAAGTTTCAGCAAATTCTGCAACCCGGCCAACGGCTCACCCTGCGCGTTGAACGAAAGCCTCACTGTATTGCCTTTTCAGTGACATCAGCACTAGGCAGACACTGTATGGGTCAGCTGGATTTCTCCGGCCTTGCGGAAAAAACAATCCCATGA